In the genome of Drosophila melanogaster chromosome 4, one region contains:
- the fd102C gene encoding forkhead domain 102C, whose product MAHSDICALQTTTADQDQGTSSRDSNVPKPSLPNIYPLGTTRTSQAQSTTMTLEQYRLQLYNYALNIERLRCPQYGGTGGSGASAPWLHLSPYGHHGSGSLPSVNRMAALSTISLFPQTQRIFQPEEPKPQHSYIGLIAMAILSSTDMKLVLSDIYQYILDNYPYFRSRGPGWRNSIRHNLSLNDCFIKSGRSANGKGHYWAIHPANMEDFRKGDFRRRKAQRKVRKHMGLSVDDASTDSPSPPPLDLTTPPPPSSQSALQLSALGYPYHQHYIGQFFNRSSAPGMTHYSPPDPALLMQRQEANNLDQTIQPTQLQQPHSHHQHFAYINSTTTTTIANMFSQTRKRQFDVASLLAPDVQIVDIVSEDQESSVTPTTSARTTTQTHHTVITKQTIHREVVLGLEKPVQDADIDADIDVEVNVDVVDDSIIPDTDSYTDGEDRKKTRGTLKQIFSIEDNNSYLIDGRLSSFDADPDHDPDHDPEDLEQHNFSIASSAARSLGSSSSQHEESSSLEECPIQECIVAPQTALISSMATAKTSTLSVPISDAYLELNQVDQHMLSRYYGSYIAAAARRASIDASNTSRTSSITPPPKIEILSQK is encoded by the coding sequence ATGGCGCACTCTGACATATGTGCTTTACAGACGACCACTGCTGACCAGGATCAGGGAACGTCTTCAAGGGACAGCAATGTTCCCAAGCCGTCTTTGCCCAACATCTACCCACTTGGAACGACAAGAACTTCACAAGCTCAATCAACGACGATGACTTTGGAACAATACCGCCTCCAGCTGTATAACTATGCACTCAATATTGAACGACTACGCTGCCCCCAATATGGTGGGACGGGTGGCAGTGGAGCTAGTGCTCCTTGGTTGCATTTAAGCCCCTACGGACACCATGGCTCAGGCAGTCTTCCATCAGTTAATCGAATGGCCGCTCTTTCAACAATTTCCCTCTTCCCACAAACGCAACGCATTTTTCAACCTGAGGAGCCTAAACCGCAACACAGCTATATTGGTTTGATTGCCATGGCCATATTGAGCTCAACTGATATGAAGTTGGTTCTCTCAGACatttatcaatatattttggaTAATTATCCTTACTTTAGAAGTCGGGGGCCGGGATGGAGAAACTCCATCAGGCACAATCTCTCTCTAAATGATTGCTTTATCAAATCTGGACGAAGTGCAAATGGCAAAGGGCACTACTGGGCAATACATCCAGCCAACATGGAGGATTTTCGCAAAGGGGATTTTAGACGTCGCAAGGCGCAGCGTAAGGTCCGAAAGCATATGGGTCTATCGGTGGATGACGCCAGCACTGACTCGCCCAGCCCGCCGCCTTTGGATCTTACAACTCCACCCCCACCGAGTTCCCAGTCTGCTCTGCAACTATCTGCCCTGGGTTATCCATACCACCAGCACTATATCGGCCAATTCTTTAACAGGAGCTCAGCACCTGGTATGACGCATTATTCCCCACCAGATCCAGCCTTGTTAATGCAACGACAAGAGGCGAATAACCTAGATCAGACAATCCAACCAACTCAGCTCCAGCAGCCACATTCCCATCATCAGCACTTTGCCTATATCAACTCCACCACGACAACAACAATCGCGAATATGTTTTCGCAGACGCGGAAGCGCCAGTTTGACGTGGCTTCGCTACTGGCACCCGATGTCCAAATCGTTGATATTGTCTCTGAAGACCAGGAGTCGTCAGTTACGCCAACCACTTCGGCGAGGACAACAACTCAAACTCATCATACTGTCATTACCAAGCAAACAATACACCGCGAAGTTGTGTTGGGATTAGAAAAACCTGTGCAAGATGCAGACATAGACGCTGATATTGATGTAGAAGTTAATGTCGACGTGGTAGACGATAGCATTATTCCTGATACTGATTCTTATACGGATGGGGAAGACAGGAAAAAAACAAGGGGCACTTTgaagcaaatattttccattgaGGACAATAACTCGTACCTAATCGATGGCAGGCTATCTTCATTTGATGCCGATCCCGATCATGACCCCGACCACGATCCAGAAGACCTTGAACAGCACAACTTTTCAATTGCCAGCTCCGCAGCCAGGTCCTTGGGTAGCAGTAGTAGCCAACACGAGGAGTCAAGCTCACTTGAGGAATGTCCTATACAAGAGTGCATTGTCGCGCCCCAAACTGCACTCATATCGTCAATGGCTACTGCGAAAACATCAACCCTGTCAGTTCCCATTTCAGATGCGTATCTTGAACTGAACCAGGTTGATCAACACATGCTTAGTAGGTACTACGGGTCGTATATTGCCGCAGCTGCACGACGAGCAAGTATAGATGCATCAAATACTTCGCGCACTTCCTCTATTACGCCGCCTCCAAAAATAGAAATTCTCTCGCAAAAGTAA